A single window of Pyrus communis chromosome 10, drPyrComm1.1, whole genome shotgun sequence DNA harbors:
- the LOC137747375 gene encoding probable sucrose-phosphate synthase 1 produces MAGNDWINSYLEAILDVGPGLVDDAKSSLLLRERGHFSPTRYFVEEVITGFDETDLHRSWVRASATRSPQERNTRLENLCWRIWNLARQKKQLEGEESQRKAKRRLERERGRREATADMSEDLSEGEKGDTVSDMSAHGDSHRGRLPRINSVDAMETWISQQKGKKLYIVLISLHGLIRGEQMELGRDSDTGGQVKYVVELARALGTTPGVYRVDLLTRQVSSPDVDWSYGEPTEMLTPINAEGFEEEMGESSGSYIIRIPFGPKDKYIPKEELWPHIPEFVDGALNHIMQMSKVLGEQIGGGKPVWPVAIHGHYADAGDSAALLSGALNVPMLFTGHSLGRDKLEQLLKQGRLSRDEINKTYKIMRRIEAEELALDASEIVITSTRQEIEEQWRLYNGFDPILERKLRARMRRNVSCYGRFMPRMVVIPPGMEFHHIVPHDGDMDAETEANEDHPTSPDPPIWSEIMRFFTNPRKPMILALARPDPKKNITTLVKAFGECRPLRELANLTLIMGNRDGIDEMSSTSASLLLSVLKLIDKYDLYGQVAYPKHHKQSDVPDIYRLAAKTKGVFINPAFIEPFGLTLIEAAAHGLPIVATKNGGPVDIHQVLDNGLLIDPHDQQSIADALLKLVADKQLWARCRQNGLKNIHLFSWPEHCKTYLSRIASCKLRQPQWQRSADGGDTSESESPSDSLRDIQDLSLNLKFSMDGEKSGTSVNDSLDSEGNTADRRSKIESAVLAWSKGISRDTRKAGFSEKADHNNAGKFPVLRRRKHLIVISVDCETVTELNEITKNIFEATGKEKAEGSVGFILSTSLTIIEIRSFLVFGGLNPKDFDAYICNSGSDLYYPSINSEDRPFVVDFYYHSHIEYRWGGEGLRKTLVRWATSVNDKKTGSEAIVSAADQLSTDYCYAFKVQAPGKLPPVKELRKVLRIQALRCHVIYCQNGTRVNVIPVLASRSQALRYLYLRWGVDLSKVVVLAGECGDTDYEGLLGGLHQSVVLKGVGSNAISQLHNNRNYPLSDVLALDTPNIVQTSEGCGSDDIRASLEKLGVLKN; encoded by the exons ATGGCGGGGAACGATTGGATAAACAGTTACCTGGAGGCCATTCTGGACGTGGGACCGGGACTCGTCGACGATGCCAAGTCGTCGTTGTTGCTAAGGGAGAGAGGACACTTCAGTCCCACCCGATACTTCGTCGAGGAGGTCATCACCGGCTTCGACGAGACCGATCTCCATCGCTCCTGGGTTCGC GCTTCGGCGACGAGGAGTCCCCAGGAGAGGAACACCAGATTGGAGAATTTGTGCTGGCGGATTTGGAACTTGGCTCGCCAGAAGAAGCAG CTTGAGGGCGAAGAATCTCAACGGAAGGCTAAACGTCGTCTTGAACGCGAAAGAGGTCGCAGAGAAGCTACTGCTGATATGTCTGAAGACTTGTCTGAGGGAGAGAAGGGAGATACGGTGAGTGACATGTCAGCTCACGGTGATAGTCACAGAGGAAGACTGCCTAGAATTAACTCCGTTGACGCGATGGAGACATGGATTAGCCAGCAGAAGGGGAAAAAGCTATATATTGTACTAATAAG CCTTCATGGTCTCATACGAGGTGAACAAATGGAGCTCGGTCGTGACTCTGATACTGGTGGTCAG GTTAAGTATGTAGTAGAACTTGCACGGGCATTGGGCACCACGCCAGGAGTGTACCGAGTTGATCTGCTAACAAGACAAGTGTCATCGCCGGATGTAGACTGGAGTTATGGTGAGCCGACAGAGATGCTGACTCCAATAAATGCAGAAGGTTTTGAAGAAGAGATGGGGGAGAGCAGTGGTTCTTATATCATTCGTATACCATTTGGTCCCAAAGATAAATACATTCCCAAAGAAGAACTCTGGCCACACATCCCTGAATTTGTTGATGGTGCATTGAACCACATAATGCAAATGTCCAAAGTTTTGGGTGAACAAATTGGTGGCGGGAAGCCAGTCTGGCCTGTTGCCATCCATGGGCATTATGCAGATGCTGGTGACTCTGCTGCCCTTCTATCTGGGGCTTTAAATGTACCGATGCTTTTTACTGGCCACTCACTCGGCCGAGATAAGTTGGAGCAACTTTTAAAGCAAGGTCGACTTTCAAGGGATGAGATaaacaaaacatataaaataatGCGTCGGATAGAGGCAGAGGAGTTAGCCCTTGATGCCTCCGAAATAGTTATTACCAGCACTAGACAGGAGATAGAAGAGCAATGGCGGTTGTATAATGGTTTTGATCCAATACTGGAGCGTAAACTACGAGCTAGGATGAGGCGTAATGTGAGCTGTTATGGAAGGTTCATGCCCCGCATGGTG GTAATTCCTCCTGGAATGGAGTTCCATCATATTGTTCCGCATGATGGTGATATGGATGCTGAAACAGAAGCAAATGAAGACCATCCAACTTCTCCAGACCCACCTATTTGGTCTGAG ATAATGCGTTTCTTTACCAATCCTCGCAAGCCGATGATTCTTGCCCTTGCTAGACCAGATCCGAAAAAGAACATTACAACTTTGGTCAAAGCATTTGGAGAATGTCGTCCACTAAGAGAGCTTGCCAACCTT ACACTCATTATGGGTAACCgtgatggaattgatgaaatgtcAAGCACAAGtgcttctcttcttctctcagTGCTCAAGCTGATTGACAAATATGATTTGTATGGGCAAGTCGCATACCCCAAACACCACAAACAATCTGATGTTCCCGATATATATCGTCTAGCAGCAAAGACAAAG GGTGTTTTCATTAATCCAGCTTTCATTGAGCCCTTTGGACTCACTTTAATTGAG GCAGCTGCTCATGGTTTACCTATTGTTGCCACAAAAAATGGAGGCCCTGTTGATATACATCAG GTGCTTGACAATGGTCTTCTTATTGATCCTCATGATCAGCAGTCTATTGCCGATGCTCTCCTGAAGCTTGTTGCGGATAAGCAGCTTTGGGCAAGATGTCGGCAAAATGGGTTGAAGAACATTCACCTATTTTCGTGGCCTGAGCACTGCAAAACTTATCTATCCCGAATAGCCAGTTGCAAACTGAGGCAACCACAGTGGCAGAGAAGTGCGGATGGAGGAGACACTTCAGAATCAGAATCCCCAAGTGATTCCTTGAGAGATATACAGGATTTATCTTTGAACTTGAAGTTTTCAATGGATGGAGAAAAGAGCGGAACTAGTGTAAATGATAGTTTAGATTCTGAAGGAAATACTGCTGACAGAAGGAGTAAAATAGAGAGTGCTGTTTTGGCATGGTCAAAGGGTATTTCAAGGGACACGCGGAAGGCTGGGTTCTCAGAGAAAGCAGACCATAACAATGCTGGAAAGTTCCCAGTTTTGAGGAGGAGGAAACATCTTATTGTCATTTCTGTGGATTGTGAAACCGTTACAGAACTtaatgaaattacaaaaaatatttttgaggcTACGGGAAAGGAAAAGGCTGAAGGCTCTGTAGGATTCATATTGTCAACATCCTTGACCATAATCGAGATACGTTCATTTCTGGTTTTCGGGGGCTTGAACCCTAAAGATTTTGATGCATATATTTGTAACAGTGGCAGTGACCTCTACTATCCATCTATTAATTCTGAGGATCGCCCCTTCGTGGTCGACTTTTATTACCATTCACACATTGAATACCGTTGGGGTGGAGAAGGATTGAGGAAGACATTGGTACGCTGGGCAACTTCAGTTAATGATAAGAAGACTGGGAGTGAGGCAATTGTTTCTGCAGCTGATCAACTTTCAACTGACTATTGTTATGCTTTTAAAGTGCAGGCACCAGGAAAG TTACCCCCGGTAAAGGAGCTTCGGAAGGTGCTGAGGATTCAGGCTTTACGATGCCATGTAATTTACTGCCAAAACGGGACCAGAGTGAACGTAATTCCAGTATTGGCATCTCGTTCTCAAGCCCTCAG GTATTTATATCTCCGATGGGGGGTAGACTTATCGAAAGTGGTGGTTCTCGCTGGAGAGTGTGGGGACACGGACTACGAAGGATTGCTCGGTGGACTGCACCAAAGTGTAGTACTGAAGGGAGTTGGCAGCAATGCAATCAGTCAACTCCACAATAACCGAAACTACCCTCTATCCGATGTCCTGGCACTTGACACCCCCAACATAGTTCAGACCAGTGAAGGTTGCGGGAGCGACGATATCCGTGCTTCCTTGGAGAAACTAGGAGTTCTCAAGAACTAG